A segment of the Verrucomicrobiota bacterium genome:
GCAAACCCACGCGAACACCAGTGGCCAGAATCCGCTCGGCCTCGGGTGTCTGCACGCGAGTGTAATCCATGGACGTAAGACCCATTTCGCGGATCGGCCAGCGCCCCGCGAAGAAGCCGTGTTTTTGGAACACCGGATTGCGATGGAGCGGGACGGGAATATAACCCGCCGAGACGGGTAGTCCTTCCGACACCATCGCTTGCACGAGTTCCGCCCGGCTGGCTCGCATCGACTCGAGACTGACGCGGAAAAAATAAAACCAGAAAACGCACCGATCGTCCTGGCGCACTTCGTGGGGCATGACACCGGGTATTTCCGACAGAAGCTCGCTCAGTAACCGGCCCAACCTGGATCGCGTTTCGGCGATGGCTTCCAGCCGGAGGAGTTGGGCCGAGGCCAGAGCCGACTGCGCTTCCGTGATGCGATAATTAGGCGCCATGAACTCGAAAAGCCCGCCTTGAATCCGGTCGAATCCCTTATCCCCGAACAACTGCAACCGCGAACCGAATCTCGCCTCAGAAGCGGCGACCACGCCGCCATCGCCGCTGGTAATGTGTTTGCTGTTTTGCAAAGAGAAGCAGGCCAGATGTCCCGCCTGCCCGATGGGCTGGCCCGCGTGGCGCGCTCCCCACGCCTGGGCGCAATCCTCGATCAACACCAGCTGATGATCGTCCGTGATCTTTCGCAGCCGGGCCATGTCGCAGGGATTCCCGCAGAGATGGACCGCGATCACGGCCTTTGTTCGAGGGGTGATTTTCTTCTCCACCTCCGCCGGGTCGAGGTTGTAGGTGGAAGGCTGGAGATCCGCGAAAACCGGCACGCCTTGTTGATAAATCACACCGATGACCGTGCCCATGTCGGTGATGGGAGAGGTAATCACCTCATCCCCGGGTCCAATCCCCGCCGCGGCGACGGCGATATGAATCGCTGCGGTGCCTGAGGAGCAGGGCATCACATGGGAGTGGGGGCAGACTTGGCGGAACCGTTCGATGAACAA
Coding sequences within it:
- a CDS encoding DegT/DnrJ/EryC1/StrS family aminotransferase, which codes for MKSKSSADRNLDRRSFMAASALLVGGASLQAQTGAADFADEALALHGGPKAWPHPRRAGPRWGEPEARQLQELVRQDSLFYWKGPQTQLFIERFRQVCPHSHVMPCSSGTAAIHIAVAAAGIGPGDEVITSPITDMGTVIGVIYQQGVPVFADLQPSTYNLDPAEVEKKITPRTKAVIAVHLCGNPCDMARLRKITDDHQLVLIEDCAQAWGARHAGQPIGQAGHLACFSLQNSKHITSGDGGVVAASEARFGSRLQLFGDKGFDRIQGGLFEFMAPNYRITEAQSALASAQLLRLEAIAETRSRLGRLLSELLSEIPGVMPHEVRQDDRCVFWFYFFRVSLESMRASRAELVQAMVSEGLPVSAGYIPVPLHRNPVFQKHGFFAGRWPIREMGLTSMDYTRVQTPEAERILATGVRVGLHEGMTEEDVRAIARGVRKVTRYFRRG